A genomic segment from Nitrosopumilus sp. K4 encodes:
- a CDS encoding DUF192 domain-containing protein has translation MATRTQILIPVGIAAVIIGIVGILAIPSDSKLESVEFPRGTIKVDDVPLQVQVADTEPRRIRGLMFQDQLPYDQGMIFVFEQPGLYSLWMLNMQFPLDMIWFDGQGNVVHIEKNVPPCKTAIETMTCQSIIPDGNAMYILEVTSGFVDLHNITKNSKLNIISI, from the coding sequence ATGGCAACACGTACTCAAATTCTAATTCCTGTGGGTATTGCTGCTGTGATTATTGGAATTGTTGGAATATTGGCAATCCCAAGCGATAGTAAACTGGAATCTGTGGAGTTTCCAAGAGGTACGATAAAGGTTGATGATGTCCCTCTGCAAGTTCAAGTTGCTGACACTGAACCAAGAAGAATTAGGGGTTTGATGTTTCAAGATCAACTCCCTTATGATCAGGGAATGATTTTTGTTTTTGAACAACCTGGACTGTATTCTCTTTGGATGCTTAACATGCAATTTCCCTTAGATATGATTTGGTTTGACGGTCAAGGGAATGTTGTTCATATTGAAAAAAATGTCCCTCCTTGTAAGACTGCCATTGAAACAATGACTTGTCAGAGTATAATTCCAGACGGCAATGCAATGTATATTCTTGAGGTAACATCTGGTTTTGTTGATCTGCACAACATTACAAAAAATTCTAAGTTAAACATAATTTCAATCTAA
- a CDS encoding sulfite exporter TauE/SafE family protein yields MIDQLWLIPLGFVAGVLGSMIGLGGGIIVVPVLTFFGFPPTLAASNSLFAAFSNAVASTFSYSRQKRIEYSLGLKLGLLSVPGTVLGAYVSSDVTPGIFKILFGLVLLSSAVYIFLRKKIETKEKNVTKQMMIFAIGASFFAGIISSFFGIGGGIIFVPLMVVGMGMAMKKAAPTSQFILLFASLSGIMVHSILGHPDFFQAGLLASGSFVGGLVGARLSLEIRERYLQILVSVIIIAGAIKLFFDSFSENTFLFG; encoded by the coding sequence ATGATTGATCAACTTTGGTTAATTCCTTTGGGATTTGTAGCAGGTGTTCTTGGTTCGATGATTGGCTTGGGTGGCGGAATTATTGTTGTTCCTGTCTTGACATTTTTTGGATTTCCACCAACATTGGCTGCAAGCAATAGTCTTTTTGCAGCTTTTAGTAATGCTGTTGCCTCTACATTCTCTTACTCACGTCAAAAAAGAATTGAATATTCTTTGGGATTGAAACTTGGATTGCTTTCTGTTCCTGGAACTGTGCTTGGCGCATATGTTTCAAGTGATGTAACGCCTGGAATTTTTAAAATATTGTTTGGTCTGGTGTTGTTGTCATCTGCTGTGTATATATTTTTGAGAAAAAAAATCGAAACCAAGGAAAAAAACGTAACAAAACAGATGATGATTTTTGCAATTGGTGCTAGTTTTTTTGCTGGAATTATCTCCTCCTTTTTTGGAATAGGCGGAGGAATAATCTTTGTTCCGTTGATGGTTGTTGGAATGGGGATGGCAATGAAAAAAGCAGCTCCTACATCTCAATTCATTTTGTTATTTGCCTCTCTTTCTGGAATCATGGTTCATAGTATTTTGGGACATCCTGATTTTTTCCAAGCTGGTCTCTTGGCAAGTGGTTCATTTGTTGGTGGATTAGTTGGTGCAAGACTTTCACTTGAAATCCGAGAACGTTATTTACAAATTCTTGTCTCTGTGATAATTATTGCTGGTGCGATAAAGCTCTTCTTTGACTCTTTTTCTGAAAACACCTTTTTATTTGGATAA
- a CDS encoding NADPH-dependent FMN reductase has protein sequence MKPKILAFAGSTRTDSFNKKLVQIAATGASEAGADVTVIDLRDFQMPLYDGDLEQNEGLPQNVQRLKELMSSQQGFLIAAPEYNSSITGVLKNTIDWTSRQLENNTLNCYTGKVAGIMSASPGGLGGLRGMVHVRAILENMGVMVIPEQIAVSAAHEAFDADNSLKDKKTEEKVKKIGANLTRILAKLSS, from the coding sequence ATGAAACCAAAAATTCTTGCGTTTGCTGGAAGTACTAGAACGGATTCATTTAATAAAAAATTAGTCCAAATTGCTGCTACAGGTGCATCAGAAGCTGGTGCGGATGTTACAGTAATTGATCTGCGTGATTTTCAAATGCCGCTTTATGATGGAGACTTGGAACAAAATGAAGGTCTCCCTCAAAATGTACAAAGACTAAAGGAGTTAATGTCATCACAACAAGGCTTTCTAATTGCTGCGCCAGAGTACAACAGCTCCATAACAGGAGTGCTAAAAAACACCATAGATTGGACATCTCGTCAATTAGAAAACAATACTTTGAATTGTTACACAGGAAAGGTTGCAGGAATTATGAGTGCATCACCTGGTGGATTGGGAGGATTAAGAGGAATGGTACATGTTCGTGCCATTCTTGAAAACATGGGTGTGATGGTTATCCCAGAACAGATTGCAGTTTCTGCAGCACATGAAGCTTTTGATGCTGACAATTCACTTAAAGATAAGAAAACAGAAGAGAAAGTAAAGAAAATTGGTGCTAATCTCACCAGAATATTGGCAAAATTATCCAGTTAA
- a CDS encoding Lrp/AsnC ligand binding domain-containing protein — translation MTTAHVLINCEDSKKNAIIENLKHVESVKEVHGTFGAFDVIAKIENDIKDKIQETVAYNIRTMEDIRSTLTLIDLDK, via the coding sequence ATGACTACAGCACATGTTTTGATAAATTGTGAAGACAGTAAAAAAAATGCCATAATCGAGAATCTAAAACATGTTGAGAGTGTAAAAGAAGTACATGGCACTTTTGGTGCATTTGACGTGATTGCAAAAATTGAGAATGACATAAAAGATAAGATACAAGAAACCGTAGCATACAATATACGTACGATGGAAGATATTCGTTCCACATTAACATTAATAGATTTAGATAAATAG
- a CDS encoding universal stress protein — MNLYDKKQVKCSICGAFLGEILNNSSILFPLCGACTKAEKKISRKGIDKILVPIDDTKKSQRTLDVAIYLTKYLGSSLVLFKVMPNMATGEFSFIKDAMKELRQNAEKSIKTAKNYCEDKNVVAKHLVVKGDEAEEIIKTAIKYKIDLIVMGSSGKNALKELIFGSVSNYVMHNSNIPVMIVKEKSVKLGTRKPKVNKPKKLRRQGGGVSLSKMKQKAGMEN; from the coding sequence ATGAATTTGTATGATAAAAAACAAGTAAAGTGTTCCATCTGTGGTGCATTCCTTGGGGAAATTCTGAATAATTCATCAATACTATTCCCCTTATGCGGTGCATGTACTAAGGCAGAAAAGAAGATTTCAAGAAAAGGTATTGACAAAATTTTAGTGCCGATTGATGATACTAAAAAATCCCAAAGAACGCTAGATGTGGCAATATATCTTACAAAATATCTGGGTTCGTCACTCGTATTATTCAAAGTAATGCCAAATATGGCAACAGGTGAGTTTTCATTTATCAAAGATGCCATGAAAGAATTGAGACAAAATGCAGAAAAATCGATAAAAACTGCAAAGAATTACTGTGAAGATAAAAATGTTGTTGCAAAACATCTTGTTGTTAAAGGAGACGAGGCTGAAGAGATTATCAAGACAGCAATAAAATACAAAATTGATTTGATAGTGATGGGCTCTTCAGGAAAAAATGCTTTAAAAGAATTAATTTTTGGAAGTGTTTCAAATTATGTCATGCACAATTCAAATATTCCAGTTATGATTGTAAAAGAAAAATCAGTAAAATTAGGTACTAGAAAACCTAAAGTGAATAAACCAAAAAAACTTCGTAGACAAGGTGGCGGTGTTTCATTATCAAAAATGAAACAAAAAGCTGGAATGGAAAACTGA
- a CDS encoding ferredoxin family protein has protein sequence MPIDDAFPEGFKPIGKINNADGNFHFVWGPGRANAESSTNENVKAAYSKRGEKQEPLGISGTTVAVDWDSCVADGACIEACPVQVFQWYRTEKDIPAIKAIGETFEGTGSSVKDERKDHTDKADPIREHDCIWCMACVSVCPPQAIKVDQSNQEYHEKEAGMFVKMESGSANPHAHD, from the coding sequence ATGCCAATAGACGATGCATTTCCAGAAGGATTCAAACCAATAGGAAAAATCAATAATGCAGACGGAAATTTTCATTTTGTTTGGGGTCCTGGAAGAGCAAATGCAGAATCTTCTACTAATGAAAATGTTAAAGCTGCTTATTCAAAAAGAGGAGAAAAACAAGAGCCTCTAGGAATAAGCGGAACAACGGTTGCAGTTGACTGGGATTCTTGTGTTGCAGATGGTGCTTGTATTGAAGCATGTCCTGTTCAGGTCTTCCAATGGTATAGAACGGAAAAAGATATTCCAGCAATAAAGGCAATTGGTGAGACTTTTGAAGGAACTGGAAGTTCTGTTAAAGATGAACGAAAAGACCACACAGACAAAGCAGATCCTATTAGAGAACATGACTGTATATGGTGTATGGCATGCGTATCAGTTTGTCCTCCTCAAGCAATCAAAGTTGATCAGTCAAATCAAGAATACCATGAAAAAGAGGCAGGCATGTTTGTCAAGATGGAATCTGGATCTGCAAACCCACATGCACATGATTAG
- a CDS encoding YqaA family protein translates to MSFELFMQIYQQIQNVLSNNTFQDYGIIGLFLNSFLSSTAIPLPTEILTSALLIGGENQILIGIALVLGSAIGGVLNYFIGFGGNTLITKFKKKKDQKETKQKNRDRKLLEKFGWSAVFFASWIPVIGDFILISAGAKKMKFIKFLVFMVTGKTFKTIAVVYGLGLIF, encoded by the coding sequence ATGAGTTTTGAATTATTTATGCAAATTTATCAACAGATTCAGAATGTTTTATCCAATAACACATTTCAGGATTATGGGATAATTGGACTGTTTCTAAATTCTTTTTTGTCATCTACTGCAATACCTTTACCTACTGAAATTCTGACTTCAGCTTTACTGATAGGTGGGGAAAATCAAATTCTAATTGGGATAGCATTAGTTTTGGGCTCTGCAATCGGGGGAGTGTTGAATTATTTTATTGGGTTTGGTGGAAACACACTGATTACAAAATTCAAGAAAAAGAAAGATCAAAAGGAGACTAAGCAGAAAAACAGAGACCGTAAACTACTTGAAAAATTTGGCTGGAGTGCAGTATTTTTTGCATCTTGGATTCCAGTTATTGGAGATTTCATTCTAATATCTGCTGGTGCAAAGAAAATGAAGTTTATCAAGTTTCTTGTTTTCATGGTCACAGGCAAGACTTTCAAAACTATTGCAGTGGTATATGGATTGGGATTGATCTTTTAA
- a CDS encoding AAA family ATPase, whose amino-acid sequence MIGIALSGKTTYVKANFTHEEIRLYYFDNDRKKEMNYIEQCLKQGKTIVVDDTNLTKDIRKMHIDMAKKYNAKMIGIFMNTSSGIIEQRRTRRQDSFPLAAINKQLKEFETPNKDEGFDTLIIHKNYESSNRV is encoded by the coding sequence ATGATAGGTATTGCATTAAGTGGGAAAACCACTTATGTCAAAGCAAATTTTACTCATGAGGAAATACGACTGTATTATTTTGACAACGACAGAAAAAAGGAGATGAATTACATTGAACAATGCCTCAAGCAAGGCAAAACCATAGTTGTTGATGATACAAATCTTACAAAAGACATTCGAAAAATGCATATCGATATGGCAAAAAAATACAATGCCAAAATGATTGGAATTTTTATGAATACCTCATCAGGAATTATTGAACAAAGAAGAACAAGGAGGCAGGATTCCTTTCCATTGGCTGCAATAAACAAACAACTAAAAGAATTTGAAACGCCCAACAAAGATGAGGGTTTTGACACATTGATAATTCATAAAAACTATGAATCTTCCAATAGAGTCTAA
- a CDS encoding SHOCT domain-containing protein, producing the protein MATKKNPGHISKFLKRADKAIEDGIKKADEMLDDAVEFGHLTYDDAKKTRAELRRRVAQKAAITAKKAKKTSGKATKKTIKTAKKAKKPAKTVKKTAKKTAKKIDGK; encoded by the coding sequence ATGGCAACAAAAAAGAATCCAGGACACATTTCAAAGTTTCTTAAAAGAGCTGACAAAGCGATTGAGGATGGCATCAAAAAGGCTGATGAAATGTTAGATGATGCAGTAGAGTTTGGGCATCTGACCTATGATGACGCAAAAAAGACACGTGCTGAATTGAGACGGAGAGTAGCCCAGAAGGCTGCAATAACTGCAAAGAAAGCAAAAAAGACATCTGGAAAAGCAACCAAGAAGACTATCAAAACTGCAAAGAAAGCAAAAAAGCCAGCTAAGACAGTAAAAAAAACAGCCAAGAAGACTGCAAAGAAAATAGATGGAAAATAA
- a CDS encoding fibronectin type III domain-containing protein has protein sequence MPSEASAANAPNHPNDFFIQAVSDDQINLSWSAPYDGGSSITGYVITYVVDGGEFVELDTIPNEITNYSHKNLLKNHIYFYQISAINSVGTSVPTKFLSATTLDGTTVPNSPTSLQANPASPTSVFLYWNAPQENNDSIVTGYKIEYRTVTNQWYVLVSNTGTPQTSYYHSGIDTGKNYDYRVSAINSNGVGIPSNVISTVPQATTFPTITSILVNPTQVKLNWIAPSYTYGERVIGYAIDTKIDDDVYVHTVENTGAVTSYTISGLTTGETYTFRLIALFDGGTQSVPSYDVSVTPSNTSYYPFQTQNYLPNGALVYTGQQPPYSTMTVEFSNPGPQTQYFQSPNIDIDGIWATVSTYVNGAVLYFDSEGKTYSLEILPNSNTWISFNNSMDISNVRINIDGRIYSSDIGRIGYVDLDAVNPSSINYLPNGALVYTGQQSPGSLNTVEFSNPGPQTKNFQFPDIVSEVNGIWATVSTYVNGAVLYFDSEGKTYSLEILPNSNTWISFNNPTTISNTRISIDSSGYSSDVGSVSYITPDITPQIQSVPDAPLGLHANLYSGDTVQLTWVSPSNDDKYPVSGYRIEYKTNSNSDWNIISQNIGLQTIFVHSGLLENETYTYRVSSMNIFGVSDPSNNASVITPRGIQPTPIDTYTSSGVLPVFNTDTSISYVITGGKVFGIAVDKDATSLEFILKGDTAGVLYTQLPRSLIDAKQSDEQDKTFFVTVDGEDAQFTDVKTDDYRNLAISFPSGADKISIIGTSVVPEFGTITMIILIVSIVSMVAFTAKSKLSLKL, from the coding sequence ATGCCTTCAGAAGCAAGTGCTGCAAATGCTCCAAATCATCCAAACGACTTTTTTATCCAAGCAGTCTCAGATGATCAAATTAATCTTTCATGGTCTGCCCCATATGATGGAGGTTCCTCAATTACTGGATATGTAATTACATACGTGGTAGATGGAGGAGAGTTCGTAGAATTAGATACAATCCCTAATGAAATCACAAACTATTCTCACAAAAATCTTTTAAAGAATCACATTTACTTTTACCAAATCTCTGCAATAAATTCAGTTGGTACAAGTGTTCCAACAAAGTTTCTAAGCGCTACCACATTAGATGGCACTACCGTTCCCAATTCCCCTACATCACTTCAAGCAAATCCTGCATCTCCCACCAGTGTTTTTCTGTATTGGAATGCACCACAAGAAAACAATGATTCTATAGTTACAGGCTACAAAATAGAATACCGTACTGTAACGAATCAATGGTATGTTCTAGTCTCAAATACAGGCACTCCGCAGACATCGTATTATCATTCAGGTATTGATACTGGGAAAAATTACGATTATCGTGTTTCAGCAATTAATTCTAATGGTGTTGGAATTCCCTCAAATGTAATATCTACTGTTCCACAAGCAACCACTTTTCCTACAATTACATCCATTTTGGTAAATCCTACACAAGTTAAATTGAATTGGATTGCTCCATCATATACCTATGGCGAAAGAGTCATTGGATATGCAATTGATACAAAAATAGATGATGATGTCTATGTTCATACAGTTGAAAATACTGGTGCTGTAACAAGTTATACTATTTCAGGACTTACGACAGGAGAAACTTACACTTTTAGATTAATTGCTCTTTTTGATGGAGGTACTCAAAGTGTTCCTTCTTACGATGTTTCTGTAACCCCATCTAACACATCATATTATCCATTTCAGACACAAAATTATCTTCCAAATGGAGCACTAGTTTACACAGGTCAACAACCACCATATTCTACTATGACTGTAGAATTTTCAAATCCTGGTCCTCAGACACAATATTTTCAATCTCCAAATATTGACATAGATGGAATATGGGCAACTGTTTCAACATATGTAAATGGTGCAGTACTTTATTTTGATTCTGAAGGCAAAACATACTCTTTGGAAATTCTTCCAAATTCAAACACATGGATTAGTTTTAACAATTCTATGGACATCTCAAATGTTAGAATAAACATAGATGGCAGGATATATTCCAGTGATATAGGGCGTATTGGTTATGTGGATCTAGATGCTGTAAATCCATCTTCAATAAACTATCTTCCAAATGGCGCACTAGTTTACACAGGTCAACAGTCTCCAGGATCACTTAACACTGTAGAATTTTCAAATCCTGGTCCTCAAACAAAAAACTTTCAATTCCCTGACATCGTTAGTGAAGTAAATGGTATCTGGGCAACTGTTTCAACATATGTAAATGGTGCAGTACTTTATTTTGATTCTGAAGGCAAAACATACTCTTTGGAAATTCTTCCAAATTCAAACACATGGATTAGTTTTAACAATCCTACAACTATTTCAAACACAAGAATAAGTATTGACAGTAGTGGGTATTCTAGTGATGTGGGAAGTGTTTCATATATTACTCCTGATATTACACCCCAAATTCAATCTGTACCTGATGCCCCACTAGGACTTCACGCAAATCTTTATTCTGGCGACACTGTTCAACTTACTTGGGTTTCTCCCTCAAATGACGATAAATACCCCGTATCAGGATATAGAATAGAGTATAAGACCAATTCAAATAGTGATTGGAATATTATTTCCCAAAATATTGGACTTCAGACAATATTTGTTCATTCAGGACTTTTAGAAAACGAAACTTACACGTATCGAGTATCATCTATGAATATCTTTGGCGTAAGTGATCCATCAAACAATGCAAGTGTGATTACTCCAAGAGGCATTCAACCAACTCCGATTGATACATACACATCGTCAGGAGTACTTCCTGTTTTTAATACTGATACGTCAATAAGTTATGTTATTACCGGTGGTAAAGTATTTGGTATTGCAGTTGACAAAGATGCAACCTCATTAGAATTCATCCTTAAAGGAGACACTGCGGGAGTACTCTATACTCAATTGCCAAGATCATTAATTGATGCTAAACAATCAGATGAACAAGATAAAACCTTCTTTGTAACTGTTGACGGGGAAGACGCACAATTTACGGATGTAAAAACCGATGATTATAGAAACCTAGCAATTTCGTTTCCATCTGGCGCAGACAAGATATCTATAATTGGCACATCTGTGGTTCCTGAATTTGGAACAATCACAATGATAATTCTGATTGTTTCAATTGTGAGCATGGTTGCATTTACTGCCAAAAGTAAATTATCTCTCAAACTGTGA
- a CDS encoding transcription initiation factor IIB family protein: MLQKYEFHNCNQSKLITDVFSGEIFCANCGTVVEEKLDNHDGTSLHSVEDFMSKSQTGSRQSLSIYDKGMSSIIGNDKDSTGKSLSSFNKSRFNRLRILDSRSKIKQSSERTLSTSLIFLNGLKEKLGISDNTVEATCSLFRRAQKHQLIRGRSSNDLMAAALYVSCRETMTPRSLEEISEMGNITKKHMQKSIRVLIEEFNLKPPQYDISSFLTKLSNDLGISEKIKRYALKILSDVEKRGSTVGKNPIGQAASSLYLASMLMGNNIPQSKFSEISGISTVTVRKGKNTIQKTLNL, from the coding sequence ATGTTACAAAAATATGAATTTCATAATTGTAATCAAAGCAAGTTGATTACAGATGTATTTAGTGGAGAAATTTTTTGTGCAAATTGCGGTACTGTGGTAGAGGAAAAATTAGACAACCATGATGGAACATCACTTCATAGTGTAGAAGATTTTATGAGTAAAAGTCAAACGGGATCAAGGCAATCTCTTTCAATATATGACAAAGGAATGTCGTCTATCATTGGAAATGATAAAGATTCCACAGGTAAATCATTAAGCTCATTTAACAAATCAAGATTTAATCGATTAAGAATATTAGATAGCAGAAGCAAAATAAAACAGTCATCTGAGAGAACCCTTTCAACATCACTGATCTTTCTGAACGGACTCAAGGAAAAATTAGGCATTTCAGATAATACTGTTGAAGCCACATGCTCTCTATTTAGAAGGGCACAAAAACATCAATTGATCCGAGGTAGAAGTTCCAATGATTTGATGGCAGCAGCTTTGTATGTGTCATGTCGAGAAACTATGACTCCTAGAAGTCTTGAAGAGATTTCTGAGATGGGTAACATTACAAAAAAACACATGCAAAAATCAATCAGAGTTTTAATTGAGGAATTTAATCTTAAACCCCCTCAATACGACATCTCATCATTTCTTACTAAACTGTCCAATGATCTTGGTATTTCTGAAAAAATTAAACGCTATGCATTGAAGATATTATCTGATGTTGAAAAACGTGGTTCTACTGTGGGAAAGAATCCGATCGGACAGGCTGCTTCATCGTTATATCTGGCATCTATGTTGATGGGAAATAATATCCCTCAAAGCAAATTCTCAGAAATTTCTGGGATATCAACTGTAACCGTGAGGAAGGGGAAAAATACAATACAAAAAACCCTTAATCTGTAA
- a CDS encoding transporter: protein MIRTKQILILPVLAVLISLVAFSAQDAAALVTTVNNEVSCTTPAIGGTWNSVTSTCVVATLVIGPTDKLVIASNVNFDIGTITSSGVIVNDGTIHIASGGVITTSGEFTNNGVIDSVTGTITNSGPFKNFGELTSSGTITNGPTGVIQNNGHLTNTGVITTSGAIKVGPDGVLISSGTFTNSLNLVNSGTIMTSGTFTNSGPVMNFDTILNQGLFSNSNTITNWGNIHNLCNGSITNSGTIAVHKVIELCIA, encoded by the coding sequence ATGATAAGAACAAAACAAATCCTAATCCTTCCTGTATTGGCAGTATTGATTTCTTTGGTAGCTTTTTCTGCTCAAGATGCAGCCGCATTGGTTACTACAGTCAATAATGAAGTGTCTTGTACAACTCCTGCAATAGGTGGAACCTGGAACTCTGTTACTTCTACATGTGTAGTTGCAACTCTTGTAATCGGACCAACTGACAAACTAGTTATTGCATCAAATGTCAACTTTGATATTGGAACCATTACTAGCAGTGGAGTTATTGTAAATGATGGAACCATTCACATTGCAAGTGGTGGCGTAATTACAACCTCTGGTGAATTTACCAATAACGGTGTTATTGATAGTGTAACTGGTACAATAACAAATAGCGGACCATTCAAAAACTTTGGTGAACTTACATCATCAGGTACAATAACTAACGGCCCAACAGGCGTTATCCAAAATAACGGCCACTTGACTAACACTGGCGTAATTACAACCTCTGGTGCTATCAAAGTAGGTCCAGATGGCGTACTAATTAGTAGCGGCACATTTACCAACTCATTGAACTTGGTTAACAGTGGTACCATCATGACATCTGGCACATTTACCAATAGTGGTCCAGTTATGAACTTCGATACAATCCTAAATCAAGGATTGTTTTCTAATAGTAACACAATCACCAATTGGGGAAACATACACAACTTGTGTAACGGATCAATTACAAATTCAGGAACAATAGCTGTACACAAAGTAATAGAACTTTGTATAGCCTAA
- a CDS encoding P-II family nitrogen regulator: MDTSIFSAYQIQITAICDSDKESSSDSNNYTAKSKIELLCADEDKSEIISTIQKTANTGKKDDGLVFSYKIDRFGKICNIGIDIIGF; this comes from the coding sequence ATTGACACATCAATTTTTTCAGCATATCAAATTCAAATTACTGCAATATGTGATTCTGATAAGGAATCGAGTTCTGATTCAAATAATTATACAGCTAAATCAAAAATTGAACTTTTGTGTGCTGATGAAGATAAAAGTGAAATTATTAGTACAATACAAAAAACTGCAAACACTGGCAAAAAAGATGATGGACTAGTGTTTAGTTACAAAATTGATAGATTTGGGAAAATTTGCAATATTGGAATTGATATTATTGGATTCTGA
- a CDS encoding PEFG-CTERM sorting domain-containing protein: MAFAEISLFSYDSTVSPTDKLLIMGTIDGDIQSFHPIKLVIYDPSGNVVYQPNVAIDGDGKFKYLITPPIPRFDEGQYTVEASQENLEEKTRIYFMVSNDMSNGVFDEDMEAEIVPEFGTIAMMILVVSIVSIIGISAKNKMMFKSFTSS; encoded by the coding sequence TTGGCATTTGCAGAAATCTCACTTTTTTCATATGATTCTACTGTTAGCCCAACAGATAAACTACTCATTATGGGAACCATAGATGGTGACATTCAATCATTTCATCCAATCAAACTTGTAATTTATGATCCGTCAGGAAATGTAGTTTATCAACCAAATGTCGCAATTGATGGTGATGGCAAATTCAAATATTTGATTACTCCTCCTATTCCTAGATTCGATGAAGGCCAATATACCGTAGAAGCAAGCCAAGAAAATCTTGAAGAAAAAACTCGGATATACTTTATGGTATCAAATGACATGTCTAATGGTGTATTTGATGAAGATATGGAGGCAGAAATTGTACCAGAATTTGGAACAATTGCAATGATGATTCTAGTTGTTTCAATTGTAAGTATAATTGGAATTAGTGCCAAAAACAAAATGATGTTCAAATCATTTACTTCCAGTTAA